A DNA window from Carnobacterium funditum DSM 5970 contains the following coding sequences:
- the smpB gene encoding SsrA-binding protein SmpB produces MPKGEGKLLAQNRKARFDYTILDTVEAGIVLKGTEIKSIRAARINLKDGFARVRNGEIFLHNVHISPYDQGNQFNHDPLRTRKLLMHKKQIVRLENEMKGSGNTLVPLKVYIKDGYAKVLIGVAKGKKNYDKREDLKRKDQKRDLARSLRER; encoded by the coding sequence ATGCCCAAAGGAGAAGGGAAACTGCTGGCTCAAAATAGAAAAGCACGATTTGATTATACTATTTTAGACACAGTTGAAGCAGGAATTGTTCTTAAAGGGACAGAAATAAAATCGATTAGAGCAGCTAGAATAAACTTAAAAGATGGATTTGCACGTGTTCGTAATGGAGAAATATTTTTGCACAATGTTCACATTAGTCCTTATGATCAAGGCAATCAATTTAATCATGATCCTTTACGAACGAGGAAATTACTGATGCATAAAAAACAAATAGTACGTCTAGAAAATGAAATGAAGGGCAGTGGAAACACACTCGTTCCATTAAAAGTCTACATTAAAGATGGTTATGCTAAAGTATTGATTGGCGTAGCAAAGGGTAAGAAAAATTATGATAAACGAGAAGACTTGAAGCGCAAAGATCAAAAACGCGATTTGGCCCGATCATTAAGAGAAAGATAA
- the rnr gene encoding ribonuclease R gives MKNNQTIKEAILVYMNGQEQKAFKVKKISEGMALTSSADFKMLVSTLAEMEREGTVFLNKKGEFKLAEKDAVISGIFRASDRGFGFVSIEDEENDIYIPMNQTNFALDGDIVTVDIIRPAEPWFDKGAEGRVKAIIERKFTQLVGEFFAYTEEGVEETGLYGYIEPKDKKLTDFRVFIEEKGIKPVDGAIVLVEITLYPDGEFPRSMQGIVKSIIGHKNDPGIDILTIVYKHGIQTEFPDEVMTQANEVPDKITEKDMDNRRDLRDEIVVTIDGEDAKDLDDAVTVKKLENGNFKLGVHIADVSYYVTENSPLDMEAYDRATSVYLTDRVIPMLPHRLSNGICSLNPNEDRLAMSCEMEIDATGKVVKHDIFQSIIRSYRRMSYTQVNQIIMDKDETVRKENEDLVPMFEEMAELHKILEGSRKTRGAIDFESPEAKIIVDPEGHPLDIVLRERGIGERIIESFMLSANETVSEHYTRMKVPMIYRVHEQPDSDRMQRFMEFVTAFGISVTGLSENVSPKNLQKVLKSVAGKPEETVISTMMLRSMKQAKYDVEPLGHYGLAADYYSHFTSPIRRYPDLILHRLIRSYSENGTGSDQKTKWSGLLPEIAIQSSKMERRAVDAERETDALKKTEYMVDKVGETYQGIIGSVLRFGLFIELPNTVEGLVHISNMKDDYYNFVEEQLMLVGERTGVVYRIGQKVEIRVTKANPETREIDFELIPDPDAPKADSFSQLKKSGDKDKKKTGNRKPDKYKQSKGSTNKKTGYQDKDTKNTNSNDKKKNKPFYKDVAKKGKPKKKKS, from the coding sequence ATGAAAAATAATCAAACAATAAAAGAAGCTATCTTAGTGTATATGAATGGGCAAGAACAAAAAGCTTTTAAAGTGAAAAAAATAAGTGAAGGAATGGCACTAACTAGTTCAGCTGATTTTAAAATGCTTGTTTCAACATTAGCTGAAATGGAACGTGAAGGGACTGTTTTTCTAAATAAAAAAGGTGAATTTAAACTAGCGGAAAAAGACGCGGTTATATCTGGTATTTTCCGAGCAAGTGACCGAGGGTTTGGTTTTGTATCCATTGAAGATGAAGAAAATGATATTTATATCCCTATGAATCAAACAAATTTCGCGTTAGATGGAGATATTGTTACGGTGGATATTATTCGTCCAGCTGAGCCTTGGTTTGATAAAGGTGCTGAAGGACGTGTTAAAGCGATTATAGAACGCAAATTCACTCAACTAGTTGGAGAATTTTTTGCTTATACCGAAGAAGGCGTTGAAGAAACTGGGTTATATGGCTATATTGAACCAAAAGATAAAAAATTAACTGATTTCAGGGTATTTATTGAAGAAAAAGGAATCAAACCAGTTGATGGAGCGATTGTCTTGGTAGAAATAACCTTGTATCCAGACGGCGAGTTTCCTAGAAGTATGCAAGGAATTGTCAAATCCATTATCGGACACAAAAATGATCCGGGTATTGATATTTTAACGATTGTTTATAAACACGGTATTCAAACTGAATTCCCTGATGAAGTGATGACCCAAGCAAATGAAGTGCCAGATAAAATAACTGAAAAAGATATGGATAACCGTCGTGATTTACGTGATGAAATAGTCGTCACAATCGATGGCGAAGATGCTAAAGATTTGGATGATGCGGTAACCGTTAAAAAACTAGAAAATGGTAACTTTAAGTTAGGTGTTCATATTGCAGATGTATCTTATTATGTAACAGAAAATAGCCCGTTAGATATGGAAGCTTACGATCGAGCAACCAGTGTTTACCTAACCGATCGAGTTATTCCTATGTTGCCACATCGCTTATCAAATGGCATCTGTTCTTTGAATCCAAATGAAGATCGATTAGCAATGAGTTGTGAAATGGAAATTGATGCAACTGGTAAAGTTGTGAAGCACGATATCTTCCAAAGTATCATTCGTTCTTATCGTCGGATGAGCTACACACAAGTAAATCAAATAATCATGGATAAAGATGAGACAGTTCGCAAAGAAAACGAAGACCTTGTACCAATGTTTGAAGAAATGGCCGAGTTGCATAAGATTTTAGAAGGCAGCAGAAAAACTCGAGGAGCGATTGATTTCGAATCTCCAGAAGCCAAGATTATTGTCGATCCAGAAGGACATCCCTTAGATATTGTTTTACGTGAAAGAGGCATTGGTGAGCGAATCATTGAGTCCTTCATGCTTTCAGCCAACGAAACGGTATCAGAACATTACACACGTATGAAAGTTCCAATGATTTACCGCGTCCATGAACAGCCTGATAGTGATCGGATGCAAAGATTTATGGAATTTGTGACGGCATTTGGTATCTCCGTAACAGGACTAAGTGAAAATGTATCACCAAAAAATTTACAGAAAGTTTTGAAAAGTGTAGCAGGTAAACCTGAAGAAACGGTTATCTCAACAATGATGTTACGCAGTATGAAGCAAGCGAAATATGATGTTGAGCCTCTAGGACATTACGGATTAGCTGCTGACTATTATTCTCATTTCACATCACCCATCCGACGTTATCCTGATTTGATCTTGCATCGTTTGATTCGTTCATATAGTGAAAATGGAACAGGTTCAGATCAAAAAACTAAGTGGAGCGGATTGCTTCCTGAAATTGCTATCCAAAGTTCTAAAATGGAGCGTCGGGCAGTAGATGCTGAAAGAGAAACAGATGCATTGAAGAAAACAGAATATATGGTGGATAAGGTAGGCGAAACCTACCAAGGAATCATTGGTTCAGTATTGAGATTTGGCTTGTTCATTGAATTACCGAATACAGTTGAAGGGCTTGTCCACATTTCCAATATGAAAGATGATTATTATAATTTCGTTGAAGAGCAACTGATGTTAGTCGGAGAACGTACAGGAGTTGTTTATCGAATTGGTCAAAAAGTTGAAATTAGAGTGACCAAAGCCAATCCTGAAACACGCGAAATCGATTTTGAACTAATACCAGATCCTGATGCACCGAAAGCAGATTCTTTTTCACAATTGAAAAAAAGTGGCGATAAAGATAAAAAGAAGACAGGAAATCGTAAACCGGACAAATATAAACAATCAAAAGGGTCAACGAATAAAAAAACAGGTTATCAAGATAAAGATACTAAAAATACTAATTCCAATGATAAAAAGAAAAACAAGCCCTTTTACAAAGACGTTGCCAAAAAAGGGAAACCTAAAAAGAAAAAAAGTTAA
- a CDS encoding alpha/beta hydrolase has protein sequence MVKQTLPQPFFFEKGPEAVLLMHAYTGSPNDVRMMGRALEKENYTVYAPMFKGHGTFDPEDILAATPADWIQDAKEALQFLAEKGYQQVAVFGLSLGGVIATNIMTTESILASGTFCSPTINDEESNLRPSFLRYVRHVKKLAGQTDESIESRMVIVEEKLNQQLAAISSMVSSMEPTYEKITKPVFIAQAGQDELIDPQVAVKFKNKLIHAKVDFNWYENSTHVITVGVDRRELENDVLHFLSDLNWNGE, from the coding sequence ATGGTTAAACAAACACTACCGCAACCATTTTTTTTTGAAAAGGGGCCTGAAGCAGTTTTATTGATGCATGCGTACACAGGAAGCCCAAATGATGTTAGAATGATGGGACGTGCTTTGGAAAAAGAAAACTATACTGTATATGCACCGATGTTTAAAGGACACGGTACATTTGATCCAGAAGACATCTTGGCAGCGACTCCTGCAGACTGGATACAAGATGCAAAAGAGGCCTTACAGTTTTTGGCAGAAAAAGGATACCAACAAGTTGCTGTCTTTGGCTTGTCATTGGGTGGCGTGATAGCAACCAACATAATGACCACAGAATCTATTTTAGCAAGCGGTACATTTTGTTCGCCAACGATAAATGACGAGGAAAGTAATTTACGTCCTTCCTTTTTACGGTATGTAAGACACGTAAAAAAACTAGCTGGACAAACAGATGAAAGTATAGAATCTCGTATGGTAATAGTTGAAGAAAAGCTCAATCAACAATTAGCTGCTATTTCTTCAATGGTTTCTTCAATGGAACCAACTTATGAAAAGATAACAAAACCTGTATTTATTGCTCAAGCTGGGCAAGATGAATTAATTGATCCGCAAGTTGCGGTGAAATTTAAAAATAAACTGATACACGCAAAAGTAGATTTCAACTGGTATGAAAATAGTACACATGTCATTACAGTAGGTGTAGATAGAAGAGAGTTAGAAAATGATGTACTACATTTCCTATCTGATTTGAATTGGAATGGAGAGTAA
- a CDS encoding metal ABC transporter substrate-binding protein, with protein sequence MKKLKIITVLLFLAVLGSACSNEKEVAKSEKLQVVATNSILADMIKNVAGDKIDLHSIVPVGTDPHHYKVLPADIEKSTDADVIFYNGLNLETGGNGWFVKLMETSKKVEGQDYFSTSEGVKPMFLTSKGKESEQNPHAWLDISNGIRYVKNISKVLEEKDPDNKATYKKNAEAYIEKLTVLDTQAKKEFKDIPEDQKLLVTSEGAFKYFSAAYGVTSDYIWEINTESQGTPEQMSTIIDTVRESNIPSLFVETSVDKRSMQSVSKETGIPIYETVFTDSIAREGENGDSYYDMMEWNLTKIHEGLNK encoded by the coding sequence ATGAAAAAGTTGAAAATTATTACGGTACTACTATTTTTAGCTGTCTTAGGATCTGCTTGTAGCAATGAGAAAGAAGTAGCAAAAAGCGAAAAATTGCAAGTTGTGGCAACGAATTCTATCTTGGCTGATATGATTAAAAATGTAGCAGGTGATAAGATTGATTTGCACAGTATCGTTCCAGTTGGGACAGATCCACATCATTATAAAGTCTTGCCAGCAGATATTGAAAAGTCAACGGATGCAGATGTGATATTTTATAATGGTTTAAATCTTGAAACGGGTGGAAACGGGTGGTTTGTTAAGTTAATGGAAACATCAAAAAAAGTAGAAGGACAAGATTATTTTTCTACTAGTGAAGGTGTTAAACCTATGTTCTTAACTTCAAAAGGAAAAGAATCCGAACAAAATCCTCATGCATGGTTAGATATTAGCAATGGAATTAGGTATGTTAAAAATATTAGTAAAGTCTTAGAAGAAAAAGACCCAGATAATAAAGCAACATACAAAAAAAATGCAGAAGCCTATATTGAAAAATTAACCGTATTAGATACTCAAGCAAAAAAAGAATTTAAAGATATCCCTGAAGATCAAAAATTACTTGTCACTAGTGAAGGAGCATTTAAGTATTTCTCTGCAGCTTACGGGGTAACAAGTGATTATATTTGGGAAATTAACACAGAAAGTCAAGGCACACCAGAACAAATGAGTACAATCATTGATACAGTAAGAGAAAGCAATATTCCCTCTTTATTTGTAGAAACAAGTGTGGATAAAAGAAGTATGCAAAGCGTATCAAAAGAAACCGGTATTCCTATTTACGAAACTGTTTTTACTGACTCTATTGCAAGAGAAGGAGAAAATGGAGATAGTTATTACGATATGATGGAATGGAATCTAACAAAAATTCATGAAGGCTTAAACAAATAA
- a CDS encoding metal ABC transporter permease: MIANFIEGLTKYEFLQNALFTSIVIGIVSGVIGCFIILRGMSLMGDAISHAVLPGVAVSYIVGVNYFIGATVFGLFSALLIGLVTQHSKLKSDTAIGIVFSSFFAAGIIAISFAKSSTDLYHILFGNVLAITQSDMIITVIIAIVVILFVIIFYKELLISSFDPIMSQAYGLKIHLIHHTLMLLLTLVAVSALQTVGTILVVAMLITPAATAYLLSNRLSIMIVIASTIGVISAVVGLFLSYSYNLASGAAIVLTTTVFFIIAFLFSPKQNLLIKRRKALK; the protein is encoded by the coding sequence ATGATTGCTAATTTTATAGAAGGATTAACAAAATACGAATTTTTGCAAAATGCTTTATTCACATCTATCGTTATCGGAATTGTGTCTGGAGTCATTGGCTGTTTCATCATTTTAAGAGGAATGTCATTGATGGGAGATGCAATATCTCATGCTGTTCTTCCAGGAGTAGCCGTTTCTTATATCGTAGGAGTAAATTACTTTATTGGAGCAACTGTTTTTGGCCTATTTTCAGCTCTTCTTATTGGCTTGGTTACTCAACACAGTAAATTAAAAAGTGATACAGCTATCGGGATTGTATTCAGTTCATTTTTTGCAGCGGGTATTATAGCGATCTCTTTTGCAAAAAGTTCAACTGACTTGTACCATATTTTATTTGGAAATGTACTAGCTATTACACAAAGCGATATGATTATTACCGTAATCATCGCAATTGTAGTTATTTTATTCGTGATTATTTTTTATAAGGAACTTCTTATCAGTTCTTTTGATCCAATAATGTCGCAAGCTTATGGTTTGAAAATCCATTTAATTCATCACACATTAATGTTATTGCTTACGTTAGTAGCTGTTTCAGCTTTACAAACAGTAGGAACCATCTTAGTAGTAGCTATGTTGATTACACCTGCAGCAACAGCTTATCTATTATCAAACAGACTTTCCATTATGATTGTTATTGCTTCTACAATTGGAGTAATTAGTGCTGTTGTCGGTTTATTCCTAAGTTATTCTTATAATTTGGCTTCTGGTGCTGCAATAGTATTAACAACAACAGTATTCTTTATCATTGCCTTTTTATTTTCGCCAAAACAAAATCTACTAATAAAGAGAAGGAAGGCCCTAAAATGA
- a CDS encoding metal ABC transporter ATP-binding protein: MIDLKNLTVTYQDKLALSDVSLTIRDKAITGIIGPNGAGKSTLIKGMMDLVRKTSGVTTVNNKPLDSMRKNIAYVEQRNTIDLTFPIKVEETVLLGTFPKLGLFHRPKETEKQKVIDSLKQVKMEEFKNRQIGELSGGQLQRVFIARALAQEADIIFLDEPFVGIDMNSEKVIIDLLKKLRDEGKTIVVVHHDLSKVTTYFDDLIILNQKLISYGPISESFTTKNIKAAYGDSMGDLMIKGVKDE, from the coding sequence ATGATTGACTTAAAAAACTTAACGGTTACTTATCAAGATAAACTAGCTCTTTCTGATGTGTCACTCACCATCAGAGACAAAGCTATAACGGGGATCATTGGACCAAATGGAGCAGGTAAATCAACGTTGATAAAAGGAATGATGGATTTAGTAAGAAAAACATCAGGAGTGACAACAGTTAACAACAAACCTTTAGACAGTATGAGAAAAAATATAGCTTATGTGGAACAAAGAAATACTATTGACTTAACTTTTCCAATAAAAGTAGAGGAAACAGTTTTGCTAGGAACATTTCCTAAACTTGGACTTTTTCATCGTCCGAAAGAAACAGAAAAACAAAAAGTAATTGATAGTCTTAAGCAAGTTAAAATGGAAGAATTTAAAAATCGCCAAATAGGAGAACTTTCAGGCGGACAGTTGCAACGGGTCTTTATCGCCCGTGCGCTAGCTCAAGAAGCAGATATTATTTTTCTGGATGAACCGTTTGTTGGTATCGATATGAATAGTGAAAAAGTCATCATCGATTTATTGAAAAAATTGAGGGATGAAGGCAAAACGATTGTTGTTGTCCACCATGATTTAAGTAAAGTAACAACTTATTTTGATGATTTGATTATACTAAATCAAAAACTGATTAGTTACGGACCCATTTCTGAATCATTCACGACTAAAAATATTAAAGCAGCATATGGTGATTCTATGGGAGATTTAATGATTAAAGGAGTTAAAGACGAATGA
- the secG gene encoding preprotein translocase subunit SecG, with amino-acid sequence MYDTFLIAELIVSVLLIIVVVMQPTKTNNAASAFTGGAEQLFGKQKARGFEAVLQRVTVVLGIAFFVIALALAYLSTN; translated from the coding sequence GTGTATGACACATTTTTAATTGCTGAACTTATTGTATCAGTTTTACTTATTATTGTGGTTGTGATGCAGCCAACTAAAACAAATAATGCAGCTAGTGCATTTACTGGTGGAGCTGAGCAATTATTTGGAAAACAAAAGGCACGTGGTTTCGAAGCTGTTTTGCAGCGTGTGACGGTTGTATTAGGAATTGCCTTTTTTGTAATAGCGCTAGCATTAGCCTATTTGTCGACCAATTAA
- a CDS encoding DUF1015 domain-containing protein, translating into MVQIRPFKAIRPHDALVKEVVSLPYDVLSSTEAREIGNQNAKSFLHIDKSEIDLAKEQQPYEKVVYQKAADNLKKFIEKQWLIKDLTEHFYVYQLIMNNRVQTGLVVCTSVEDYLNGKIKKHEFTRAEKELDRINHIDTADANTSPIFLTYRDNQSINDIIQNWITNNHPLYDFIGFHEVTHRVWAIKKKKTIEELTNLFSQQVDSLYIADGHHRAESAVKVALKRREQFPDATPEIEFNFFLSVLFPEKQLAIMDYNRVVNVPIVSDYFKKLSEAFEIQKKGTIPFQPKEPKTMGMYLNKEWYELKAKTTVQSKDPVKGLDVSILQDQILTPIFGIEDIRTDDRIDFIGGIRGMQELARKVDSEKFSVAFSMYPTSMEDLLNVADSREVMPPKSTWFEPKLLSGLFVHDLES; encoded by the coding sequence ATGGTACAAATAAGGCCTTTTAAAGCAATTCGTCCTCACGATGCACTTGTAAAAGAAGTAGTTTCACTCCCTTATGATGTGTTGAGTTCAACAGAGGCTCGAGAGATAGGAAATCAGAATGCGAAGTCTTTTTTGCATATTGATAAATCCGAAATAGACTTGGCAAAAGAACAGCAGCCATATGAAAAAGTAGTCTACCAAAAAGCTGCGGATAATTTAAAAAAATTTATTGAAAAACAATGGCTAATAAAAGATTTGACAGAACATTTTTATGTTTATCAGTTAATTATGAATAATCGCGTGCAAACGGGATTGGTTGTTTGTACATCAGTAGAAGATTATTTAAATGGAAAAATAAAAAAACATGAATTTACACGCGCTGAAAAAGAGTTAGATCGTATTAACCATATTGATACGGCAGATGCGAATACGAGTCCTATTTTTTTAACGTATCGTGATAATCAATCCATTAATGACATCATTCAAAACTGGATAACCAACAATCATCCTTTATATGATTTTATTGGGTTTCATGAAGTAACTCATCGTGTATGGGCAATAAAAAAGAAAAAAACTATTGAAGAGCTGACAAATTTGTTTTCCCAACAAGTAGATTCTTTATATATTGCAGATGGACATCACCGGGCAGAATCAGCGGTAAAAGTAGCATTAAAACGACGAGAACAATTTCCTGATGCCACTCCTGAAATAGAATTCAACTTCTTTTTATCCGTTTTATTTCCTGAAAAACAATTAGCCATTATGGATTACAATCGTGTAGTAAATGTTCCAATTGTATCAGATTACTTTAAAAAGTTGTCAGAAGCGTTCGAGATACAAAAAAAAGGAACGATACCCTTTCAACCGAAAGAGCCTAAAACGATGGGAATGTATTTAAATAAAGAATGGTATGAATTAAAAGCTAAAACTACTGTTCAATCTAAGGATCCTGTTAAAGGCTTGGATGTCTCTATTTTGCAAGACCAAATTTTGACACCCATTTTTGGTATTGAGGATATTCGGACAGACGATCGGATTGATTTTATCGGAGGCATACGTGGTATGCAAGAATTAGCTAGAAAAGTAGATAGCGAGAAGTTTAGTGTGGCTTTTTCAATGTACCCGACGAGTATGGAAGATTTGCTGAATGTGGCAGATAGCAGAGAAGTTATGCCACCTAAATCAACTTGGTTTGAACCTAAACTTTTGAGTGGATTATTCGTTCATGATTTAGAAAGCTGA
- a CDS encoding NAD(P)-dependent oxidoreductase, with amino-acid sequence MAWTISRRVKRVHSLEEVLEISDYITVHAPLLKETKKLFDAEQLGKIKKGCVLLNFSRGERVNNKSASHCESQCDQ; translated from the coding sequence ATGGCTTGGACAATTTCAAGACGAGTCAAACGCGTCCATTCATTGGAAGAAGTGTTGGAAATATCCGATTACATCACTGTTCATGCTCCTTTACTGAAAGAAACTAAAAAATTATTTGATGCAGAGCAGTTAGGTAAAATTAAAAAAGGTTGTGTATTATTAAATTTTTCTAGAGGAGAACGTGTAAATAATAAGTCAGCTAGCCATTGTGAATCGCAATGTGACCAATAG
- the serC gene encoding 3-phosphoserine/phosphohydroxythreonine transaminase encodes MKKIYNFSAGPATMPESVLKKIQKEFLSYQGSGMSVMELSHRSSLFQKIIDDAESLLRELMEIPSNYEVLFLQGGASLQFSMIPLNLAKHKVAYINTGLWSKRAILEAEKIASLEVEVIASSEDKSFNAVPEVPMVAQDNDYVHITTNNTVEGTAFFKLPETGSVPLIADMSSNILSSYYDVSDFGLIYAGAQKNIGPSGLTIVIIREDLIGLNKSLSAMLDYKTQADNNSIYNTPPTFSIYTAKLVLEWLKDLGGVAAIEKINREKSTLLYKAIDESALFRAPVEKSSRSLTNIPFVTDNDELDKQFIKEAELAGFVNLKGHRSVGGMRASLYNAFPLEGVQALILFMQQFEKKITKG; translated from the coding sequence ATGAAAAAAATATATAATTTTTCGGCTGGGCCAGCCACTATGCCAGAATCGGTGTTAAAAAAAATACAAAAAGAATTTCTTTCCTATCAGGGAAGTGGTATGTCAGTAATGGAATTGAGTCACAGATCGTCCTTATTTCAAAAAATCATAGATGATGCTGAATCGCTGTTACGAGAGTTGATGGAGATCCCTTCAAATTACGAAGTTCTTTTTTTACAAGGTGGTGCCAGTCTTCAATTTAGTATGATTCCATTAAATTTAGCTAAACATAAAGTAGCGTATATTAATACGGGCCTTTGGTCAAAAAGAGCTATTTTAGAAGCTGAAAAAATAGCTTCATTAGAAGTCGAAGTGATCGCTAGTTCAGAAGATAAAAGTTTTAATGCCGTACCAGAAGTTCCAATGGTTGCGCAAGATAATGATTATGTTCATATAACGACAAATAATACGGTAGAAGGAACGGCCTTTTTTAAATTACCTGAGACAGGATCTGTTCCATTAATAGCCGATATGTCATCAAACATTCTTTCTAGTTATTATGATGTATCAGATTTCGGATTAATTTATGCAGGTGCTCAAAAAAACATCGGACCATCAGGTTTAACTATTGTCATTATCCGTGAAGATCTAATTGGGTTAAATAAGTCACTATCAGCTATGCTAGATTACAAGACTCAAGCAGATAACAACTCAATTTATAATACGCCTCCAACATTTAGTATTTATACAGCAAAATTAGTGCTAGAATGGCTAAAAGATTTAGGTGGAGTGGCAGCGATAGAAAAAATAAACCGAGAAAAATCAACGTTACTTTATAAAGCAATTGATGAATCTGCTCTTTTTCGTGCGCCAGTAGAAAAATCTTCGCGTTCATTGACAAATATCCCATTTGTTACAGATAATGATGAGCTAGATAAACAATTTATTAAAGAAGCAGAATTAGCAGGATTTGTAAACTTGAAAGGTCATCGTTCAGTTGGTGGGATGCGTGCTAGCTTGTACAACGCTTTTCCATTGGAAGGGGTTCAAGCACTCATTTTATTTATGCAACAATTTGAAAAAAAGATAACAAAAGGATGA
- a CDS encoding mannose/fructose/sorbose PTS transporter subunit IIB — MVMDIRLVRIDDRLIHGQVATVWTKTLKINRILVVSDEVAKDTLRKTLLKHAAPSDGTANVITIDKMIAIYQNPQFDIFKAMLLFTNPHDVKRVVEGGVKFNSVNIGGMSFSAGKRMITNAVAVNAQDVEDFNYLNEQGIELEIRKVASDSKTHMIELLKKENML, encoded by the coding sequence ATGGTAATGGATATTCGTTTGGTACGAATTGACGACCGCTTGATTCATGGTCAAGTAGCAACAGTTTGGACCAAAACACTGAAAATAAATCGTATATTAGTTGTAAGCGATGAGGTTGCAAAAGATACACTAAGAAAAACACTGTTGAAACATGCAGCACCTTCTGATGGAACAGCTAACGTTATTACAATAGATAAAATGATTGCTATTTATCAAAATCCGCAATTTGATATTTTTAAAGCGATGTTATTGTTTACAAACCCACATGATGTAAAAAGAGTGGTAGAAGGTGGAGTTAAATTTAATTCTGTTAACATTGGAGGAATGAGTTTTTCTGCTGGAAAAAGAATGATTACGAATGCTGTTGCTGTAAATGCACAAGATGTTGAGGATTTCAATTATTTAAATGAACAGGGAATTGAACTAGAAATTCGTAAAGTCGCATCAGATAGCAAAACTCATATGATAGAGCTTTTAAAAAAAGAAAATATGTTATAA